One genomic region from Geoalkalibacter sp. encodes:
- a CDS encoding acetate uptake transporter: MTDESICPFFGVNEDWCDVGCGYISPSDVHQIIRFCRAHHGECGRYQQLAARYPDQAPCATAAGTAREALRLAARRADTPPDELSEVKVLNAPRGASAAALPLTAPERVATSSPAPLGLLGWGLTIALLGIQQAALLPLDAMMIAMGLFYGGLAQIIAGIFEWRRHHSFAATAFSALGLFWLALVGVLALPRAGIGELPSALSLASFLTLWGLFSAVLCVGSLRLGRLLPLIFANFSLFLFLLALSEAGALPVLADLAGWQGLLTGVLAIYTGCAQVLNDVYRRRLFPT, translated from the coding sequence ATGACGGATGAGAGCATCTGTCCCTTTTTCGGCGTGAACGAGGATTGGTGCGATGTCGGCTGCGGATATATCTCCCCATCCGATGTGCACCAGATCATTCGTTTTTGCCGTGCCCACCACGGTGAGTGCGGCCGGTATCAGCAGTTGGCCGCGCGCTATCCCGACCAGGCGCCCTGCGCCACGGCGGCGGGCACGGCGCGCGAGGCGCTGCGGCTGGCGGCCCGCCGCGCCGACACCCCGCCGGATGAACTTTCCGAGGTCAAGGTCCTGAACGCTCCGCGTGGAGCGTCCGCCGCAGCCTTGCCCCTGACGGCGCCGGAGCGCGTCGCGACCAGCTCACCCGCGCCCCTGGGCCTTCTGGGCTGGGGCCTGACCATCGCCCTGCTCGGCATCCAGCAGGCCGCCCTGCTGCCCCTGGATGCCATGATGATCGCCATGGGTCTGTTCTACGGCGGGCTTGCCCAGATCATCGCCGGAATTTTCGAATGGCGCCGCCACCACAGCTTCGCCGCCACCGCCTTCAGCGCCCTCGGCCTGTTCTGGCTGGCCCTGGTGGGCGTGCTCGCCCTGCCCCGCGCAGGCATCGGCGAACTCCCTTCCGCCTTGTCCCTGGCATCCTTTCTGACCCTGTGGGGGCTGTTCAGCGCGGTGCTCTGCGTCGGTTCCCTGCGTCTCGGGCGGCTCTTGCCCCTGATCTTCGCCAATTTCAGTCTATTTTTGTTCCTGCTGGCGCTCAGCGAAGCCGGCGCCCTGCCGGTGCTCGCCGACTTGGCCGGCTGGCAAGGCCTGCTGACGGGCGTTCTGGCGATCTACACCGGCTGCGCCCAGGTTCTCAACGACGTCTACCGTCGCCGTCTGTTTCCGACCTGA